From the genome of Oncorhynchus masou masou isolate Uvic2021 unplaced genomic scaffold, UVic_Omas_1.1 unplaced_scaffold_446, whole genome shotgun sequence:
gtggtcagtagttgtgtaatTGTGATTGTGTTGCAGGTTCTTTGGGCCTTACAGTATGGACGTAGTTGTGAtcagtagttgtgtagttgtgtggtcagtagttgtgtggtcagtagctgtgtGGTGTGTAATTGTGGTTGTGTTGCAGGTTCTTTGGGCCCTACAGTATGGACGTGGTTGTGAtcagtagttgtgtagttgtgtggtcagtagttgtgtggtcagtagctgtgtGGTGTGTAATTGTGGTTGTGTTGCAGGTTCTTTGGGCCCTACAGTATGGACGTGGTTGTGAtcagtagttgtgtagttgtgtggtcagtagttgtgtggtcagtagctgtgtGGTGTGTAATTGTGGTTGTGTTGCAGGTTCTTTGGGCCCTACAGTATGGACGTGGTTGTGAtcagtagttgtgtagttgtgtggtcagtagttgtgtggtcagtagctgtgtGGTGTGTAATTGTGGTTGTGTTGCAGGTTCTTTGGGCCCTACAGTATGGACGTAGTTGTGAtcagtagttgtgtagttgtgtggtcagtagttgtgtggtcagtagctgtgtGGTGTGTAATTGTGGTTGTGTTGCAGGTTCTTTGGGCCCTACAGTATGGACGTAGTTGTGAtcagtagttgtgtagttgtgtggtcagtagttgtgtggtcagtagctgtgtGGTGTGTAATTGTGGTTGTGTTGCAGGTTCTTTGGGCCCTACAGTATGGACGTGGTCACCAGCACAGCTTTCAGTGTGGACATTGACTCTCTGAACAACCCTTCAGACCCCTTCGTCTCCAACGTCAAGAAGATGCTCAAGTTCGACCTGTTCAACCCCCTGTTCCTCCTAGTCGGTGAGACCACACACAAAGTTGTTCTTTATAATCGTATGTATGTGTACCTTTTTATAAaactttcctctcccctcctgtcctgtcctctcccgtcctcaactcctctcctcctctcccctcctcctctcgttCTCCAGTGTTGTTTCCCTTCACAGGTCCTATCTTGGAGAAGATGAAGTTTTCTTTCTTCCCGTCTGCGGTGACAGACTTCTTTTATGCCGCGCTGGCGAAGATCAAATCTGGACGTGACTCTGGGAACTCTACCGTAAACATGTtttatatttgtatttgattATGTTGATATTTTCATCTATACATTTATATTTGTACTGTAATATTCTCCACCAATATGGAATGTCCAAATCGATATCATGTCGGAATTGAAAAACACTATTATTGGGACCCAAATATCTTCATTCATATTTGAATCTGTTTGTGTTGGTTGTGATTGGACCAGATCCATTAGAATCTGATTGTGTTGGCTGTGATTGGACCAGATCCATTAGAATCTGATTGTATTGGCTGTGATTGGACCAGATCCATTAGAATCTGATTGTGTTGGTTGTGATTGGACCAGATCCAGTAGAATATGTTTGTGATGGCTGTGATTGGACATATTTGACCTAATTTCATTCTGCTCGCAGAGTCGGGTGGATTTCTTACAAATGATGATCGACTCTCAGAAATGCAACGACACGAAGACAGGAGGGGAACCGACTAAAGGTACCTGCCgaacacacacctgtaatctactgttacaaacacacacctggaaactactattacaaacacacacctggaaactactgttacaaacacacacctgtaaactactgttataaacacacacctgttacaaacacacacctgtaaactactgttacaaacacacacctgtaaactactgttacaaacacacacctgtaatctactgttacaaacacacacctgtaatctactgttacaaacacacacctataatctactgttacaaacaaacacctgtaatctactgttacaaacacacacctgtaaactactattacaaagacacacacctgtaaactactgttacaaacaatcacctgtagtctactgttacaaacacacacctgtaaactacagttacaaacacacacctgtaaactacagTTACAACCAAACaactgtaaactactgttacaaacacacacctgtaaactactgttacaaacacacacctgtaatctgCTGTTACAAACAAacacctgtaatctactgttacaaacacacacctgtaatctactgttacaaacacacacctgtaaactactgttacaaacacacacctgtaatctactgttacaaacacacacctgtaaactactgttacaaacacacacctgtaaactactgttacaaacacacacctgtaaactactgttacaaacacacacctgtaaactactgttacaaacacacacctgtaatctactgttacaaacaatcacctgtaatctactgttacaaacacacacctgtaaactactgttacaaagacacaaacctgtaaactactgttacaaacacacacctgtaaactactattacaaacacacacctgaaaACTACTGTTAAAAACAAACACCTTtaatctactgttacaaacacacacctgtaaactactgttacaaatacacacctgtaaactactgttataaacacacacctgttacaaacacacacctgtaaactactgttacaaacacacacctgttacaaacacacacctgtaaactactattacaaagacacacctgtaaactactgttacaaagacacacctgtaaactactgttacaaacacacacctgtaaactactattacaaagacacacacctgtaaactactgttacaaacacacacctgtaaactactattacaaacacacacctgtaaactactgttccaaagacacacctgtaaactactgttacaaacacacacctgtaaactactattacaaaaacacacctgtaaactactgttacaaacacacacctgtaaactactattacaaagacacacctgtaaactactgttacaaagacacacctgtaaactactgttataaacacacacctgtaaactactattacaaagacacacctgtaaactactgttacaaacacacacctgtaaactactattacaaagacacacacctgtaatctactgttacaaacacacacctgtaaactactgttacaaacacacacctgtaaactactgttacaaacacacacctgtaatctactgttacaaacacacacctgttacaaacacacacctgtaaattactattacaaagacacacacctgtaaactactgttacaaacacacacctgtaaactactgttacaaacacacacctgtaaactactgtttcaaacacacacctgtaatctactgttacaaacacacacctgtaaactactgttacaaacacacacctgtaaactactgttacaaacacacacatgtaaactactgttacaaacacacacctgtaaactactgttacaaacacacacctgtaaactactgttacaaacacacacctgtaaactactgttacaaacacacacctgtaaactactattacaaagacacacacctgtaaactactgttacaaacacacacctgtaaactactgttaaaaacacacacctgtaaactactattacaaacacacacctgtaaactactgttacaaagacacacctgtaaactactgttacaaacacacacctgtaaactactgttacaaacacacacctgtaatctactgttacaaacacacacctgttacaaacacacacctgtaaactactattacaaagacacacacctgtaaactactgttacaaacacacacctgtaaactactgttacaaacacacacctgtaaactactgtttcaaacacacacctgtaatctactgttacaaacacacacctgtaaactactgttacaaacacacacctgtaaactactgttacaaacacacacctttaaactactgttacaaacacacaccagtaaactactgttacaaacacacacctgtaaactactgttacaaagacacacctgtaaactactgttacaaacacacacctgtaaactactgttacaaacacacacctgtaaactactgttacaaacaatcacctgtaaactactgttacaaacacacagctgtaatctactgttacaaagacacacctgtaaactactgttacaaacacacacctgtaaactactattacaaaaacacacctgtaaactactgttacaaacacacacctgtaaactactattacaaagacacacctgtaaactactgttacaaagacacacctgtaaactactgttacaaacacacacctgtaaactactattacaaagacacacctgtaaactactgttacaaacacacacctgtaaactactattacaaagacacacacctgtaatctactgttacaaacacacacctgtaaactactgttacaaacacacacctgtaaactactgttacaaacacacacctgtaatctactgttacaaacacacacctgttacaaacacacacctgtaaactactattacaaagacacacacctgtaaactactgttacaaacacacacctgtaaactactgttacaaacacacacctgtaaactactgtttcaaacacacacctgtaatctactgttacaaacacacacctgtaaactactgttacaaacacacacctgtaaactactgttacaaacacacacctgtaaactactgttacaaacacacacctgtaaactactgttacaaacacacacctgtaaactactgttacaaacacacacctgtaaactactgttacaaacacacacctgtaaactactgttacaaacacacacctgtaaactactgttacaaacaatcacctgtaaactactgttacaaacacacacctgtaaaatactgttacaaacacacacctgcaaactactattacaaacacacacctgcaaactactattacaaacacacacctgtaaactactgttacaaacacacacctgtaaactccTGTTATAaacacacctgttacaaacacacacctgtaaactactgttacaaacacacacctgttacaaacacacacctgtaaactactgttataaacacacacctgttacaaacacacacctgtaaactactgttacaaacacacacctgtaaactagtgttacaaacaaacacctgtaatctactgttacaaacacacaccagttacaaacacacacctgtaaactactattacaaagacacacctgtaaactactgttacaaacacacacctgtaaactactattacaaagacacacacctgtaaactactgttacaaacacacacctgtaaactactgttacaaacacacacctgtaaactactgttacaaacacacacctgtaaactactgttacaaacacacacctgtaaactactgttacaaacacacacctgtaaactactgttacaaacaatcacctgtaaactactgttacaaacacacacctgtaaaatactgttacaaacacacacctgcaaactactattacaaacacacacctgcaaactactattacaaacacacacctgtaaactactgttacaaacacacacctgtaaactcctgttataaacacacacctgttacaaacacacacctgtaaactactgttacaaacacacacctgttacaaacacacacctgtaaactactgttataaacacacacctgttacaaacacacacctgtaaactactgttacaaacacacacctgtaaactagtgttacaaacaaacacctgtaatctactgttacaaacacacaccagttacaaacacacacctgtaaactactattacaaagacacacctgtaaactactgttacaaacacacacctgtaaactactattacaaagacacacacctgtaaactactgttacaaacacacacctgtaaactactgttacaaacacacacctgtaaactactgttacaaacacacacctgtaatctactgttacaaacacacacctgttacaaacacacacctgtaaactactattacaaagacacacacctgtaaactactgttacaaacacacacctgtaaactactgttacaaacacacacctgtaaactactgtttcaaacacacacctgtaatctactgatacaaacacacacctgtaaactactgttacaaacacacacctgtaaactactgttacaaacacacaactGTAAACTactgtcacaaacacacacctgtaatctactgttacaaacaatCACGTGTTACAAACAtattctctctcctattccctcctctcctctctctccctccgcagGACTGACTGATCATGAGATCTTGTCTCAGGCCATGATCTTCATCTTCGGTGGCTACGAGACCAGCAGCAGTACTATGAGTTTCCTGGCCTATAACCTGGCAACCAACCCCCACACCATGACCAAACTGCAGGAGGAGATAGATACTGTGTTCCCCAACAAGGTAACCTCCACACCATGACCAAACTGCAGGAGGAGATAGATACTGTGTTCTCCAACAGATGTGGTGAGGTTTTGATGTGTATGTAACCTCGGTGCAGGCTCCAATCCAGTACGAAGCTCTGATGCAGATGGACTATTTGGACTGTGTGTTGAACGAGTCTATGAGACTGTACCCCATCGCCCCTCGACTGGAGAGGGTCGCCAAGAAGACGGTGGAGATTAACGGCATCGTCATCCCCAAAGACTGCGTTGTCCTGGTTCCCACGTGGACCCTCCACCGTGACCCAGAGATCTGGTCCAACCCTGAGGAGTTCAAACCAGAGAGGTACTGGACCGCACCGTAACCACagcacaaccataacacaaccttAATACAACCACAGTACAACCATAACACAACTTAACCACAAATCAACTACCACACAATGTTTAATGTGTCTGAACCCCCACCACAAATCAACTACAACACAATGTTTAATGTGTCTGGACCACAACCACAAATCAACTACAATACAATGTGTAATGTGTCTGCCCTCCCCCTGTCCAGGTTCAGTAAGGAGAACAAGGAGCCTATTGATCCATACACGTACATGCCGTTTGGGGCGGGGCCCAGGAACTGTATCGGGATGCGATTCGCCATGATCATGATCAAACTGGCCATGGTTGAGCTCCTCCAGAGTTTCACTTTCTCCGTCTGCGACGAGACCGAGGTGAGACGCTCACCTGAGCAGACAGAATATGACATCATCAAACATCAGTATCTGTTTCAGCATGGTcagcacctgttttaacatggacctgttttaacatggtcaccacctgttttagcatggtcgccacctgttttagcatggtcaccacctgttttaacatggtcaccacctgttttaacatggtcaccacctgttttaacatggtcaccacctgttttaacatggtcaccacctgttttaacatggacctgttataacatggtcacctcctgttcaacatggtcacctcctgttcaacatggtcaccacctgttcaacatggtcaccacctgttcaacatggtcaccacctgttcaacatggtcaccacctgttttaacatggtcacctctTGTTCAACATGGTCACCTCCTGTTCAACATGGTCACCTCCTGttcaacatggtcaccacctgttcaacatggtcaccacctgttcaacatggtcaccacctgttcaacatggtcacctcctgttttaacatggacctgttttaacatggtcacctcctgttcaacatggtcaccacctgctCAACACGGTCACCACCTGTTCAACATGGTCACCTCCTAttcaacatggtcaccacctgttcaacatggtcaccacctgttcaacatggtcaccacctgttcaacatggtcacctcctgttcaacatggtcaccacctgttttaacatggtcaccacctgttttaacatggtcaccgcctgttttaacatggtcaccacctgttttaacatggacctgttttaacatggtcagcacctgttttaacatggtcacctcctgttttaacatggacctgttttaacgtggtcagcacctgttttaacattgccctgttttaacatggtcaccacctgttttaacatggtctgTTATTCTCTATAGATCCCTTTGGAGATTGACAACCAGGGTTTTCTGATGCCAAAACGACCAATCAAACTGAGGCTGGAGCACCGTAGCAACACCCTTAGCAACACCACCGCCACCTCTCTGTAGAGTCCAACAACGTGACCGAATGCTGGAGCACCCCACCCTGTATTACCCTAGAGcaccccaccctaccctaggGCACCCTACCCTTCCCTGGAGAACCctaccatatacagtggggcaaacaagtatttagtcagccaccaattgtgcaagttctcccaattaaaaaaaagacgagaggcctgtaattttcatcataggtccacttcaactatgacagacaaaattatttaaaaaaatccagaaaatcacattgtatgatttttaattaatgtatttgcaaatgatggtggaaaataagtatttggtcacctacaaacaagcaagatttctggttctcacagacctgtaacttcttctttgagaggctcctctgtcctccactcgttacctgtattaatagcaactgtttgaacttgttatcagtagaaaagacacctgtccacaacctcaaacagtcacacacacaatgaaTGTTCAGTTCAATCAGAAATGACCTTTAAAATGGCACATAGCTGACAAAGCGCTGGGATTGAATCCTGGTCTCAGTCTCATGCTTGGTTTGAGTAGGACTCAGAAACCCATTTCCACCAGATAACAGAGAGATAGAAATACTATGGATGCATTAGAGGTACATGTCTTGTTAAAGTTAAACACCAGGGGTATTAAATCCATGGCATGATGTCATGTCTGGATCCTGCACACTGGTGGCTGGAATTCTCCTAGAATGTAGAACTCTAGCTGGTGTTCTCTAGAACTATACTCTCATTCTGTTCCTCTGGGTGTTCTGCTGTCCAGTCATTCCAAAATAGAATCTTTACTGTCTGTTGAGATGATCCCTGCAGCTGCTTGGTTTTAACTTGAATCATCACAAACCAATAAAATCCTCACACTAATGAACAAGGTCGTCTGTGTATTTATTAACATTTATAAGACAAACGTAagacacaaacacccacaaataTACATGAGAACAATCAATACAGATTTGTGTTATTTATCAAGACATACTGTATTTATAACTTAGTTCAGCTCGGACTAATTGTAGTGTGACGACTTGGTCATCCACACGTTTCTTTTCAGATCCCAATACCGCCCCTGTGTGGCCGTTGGATGTAAATACACAGCCCAGGTCCCATTACAAACTATTAATCCACTGtccacattttacattttacgggcagttagaaaagccaaggttAGCTTTtttttgcttcctgcaacacaaactcaaaaaagttctgggacactgtaaagtccatggagaataagaacacctcctcccagctgcccactgcactgaagataggaaacactgtcaccaatgATAattccaccataattgagaatttcaataagcatttttctacagctggccatgctttccacctggctactcctaccccggtcaacagcactgcaccccccgcagcaactcgcccaaaccttccccatttctccttctcccaaatccgttcagctgatgttctgaaagagctgcaaaatctggacccctacaaatcagccgggctagacaatctggaccctttctttctaaaaatgatctgccgaaattgttgccaaccctattactagcctgttcaacctctctttcgtgtcatctgagattcccaaagattggaaagcagctgcggtcatcccctcttcaaaggggggacactcttgacccaaactgctacagacctatatctatcctaccatgcctttctaaggtcttcgaaagccaagtcaacaaacagattaccgaccatttcgaatctcaccataccttctctgctatgcaatctggtttcagagctggtcatgggtgcacctcagccacgctcaaggtcctaaacgatatcttaaccgccatcgataagaaacattactgtgcagccctattcattgatctggccaaggctttcgactctgtcaatcaccacatcctcatcggcagactcgacagccttggtttctcaaatgattgcctcgcctggttcaccaactacttctctgatagagttcagtgtgtcaaatcggagggtctgctctccggacctctggcagtctctatgagggtgccacagggttcaattcttggaccgactctcttctctgtatacaacaatgaggtcgctcttgctgctggtgagtcctgaatccacctctacgcagacgacacgaTTCTgtttacttctggcccttctttggacactgtgttaacaacactccaggcaagcttcaatgccatacaactctccttccgtggcctccaattgcccCTTAAAtacaagcaaaactaaatgcatgctcttcaaccgataactacctgcacctgcccgcctgtccaacatcactactctggacggctctgacttagaatacgtggacaactacaaatacttaggtgtctggttagactgtaaactctccttccagacccatatcaaacatctccaatccaaagttaaatc
Proteins encoded in this window:
- the LOC135535126 gene encoding cytochrome P450 3A27-like, yielding MMSFLPYFSAETWTFLALLITLIVVYGYWPYGVFTKMGIPGPKPLPYFGTMMEYKKGMNNFDTECFQKYGRIWGIYDGRQPVLCIMDKSMIKTVLIKECYNIFTNRRNIILNGELFDAVSIAEDDTWRRIRSVLSPSFTSGRLKEMFGIMKQHSTNLLNGMKKQADKDQTIEVKEFFGPYSMDVVTSTAFSVDIDSLNNPSDPFVSNVKKMLKFDLFNPLFLLVVLFPFTGPILEKMKFSFFPSAVTDFFYAALAKIKSGRDSGNSTSRVDFLQMMIDSQKCNDTKTGGEPTKGLTDHEILSQAMIFIFGGYETSSSTMSFLAYNLATNPHTMTKLQEEIDTVFPNKAPIQYEALMQMDYLDCVLNESMRLYPIAPRLERVAKKTVEINGIVIPKDCVVLVPTWTLHRDPEIWSNPEEFKPERFSKENKEPIDPYTYMPFGAGPRNCIGMRFAMIMIKLAMVELLQSFTFSVCDETEIPLEIDNQGFLMPKRPIKLRLEHRSNTLSNTTATSL